The window GCATTACACCCAGCACAAACACTGAGACGTTTACAAGCAAAGAGATCGTGTCAGGCGACAGAAAAATCCTCAGCGCGGAGCTGAGGACATCAGAAGAGCATAGTTTGTGTCTGCTCCGTTGAAAACACACTGTGATGCCAGGCCTGGCTTGCAGACAGTGCACTTCGTCTGGgatgtaaacaaaaacagcaggcCACCCACTGCTGGAGAGAGAAGATGACTGGCTCCAGCTGATGTTTACACACAATGAGCTGCAGTTAATATGGAGGTTAGATACGTGCCGCTCATAGTAAAGCGGGACATGCGCAGATTTTGGATTGGTTTGTTTGTGTGAGTCACTTTTTCCTGTTAGCTCCTCTCTTCTGCAACTTGAAGCCCACCTCATGTTGTATGATTGCAGCATTAAAGCATGTATTTATTTGCAGCTATGTATATTGTGTTTTCAGACAGTGTCGGAAAACCAGACTACAATTTATTAGGAGTAGGGATACATTGTTGGGAAAGTCTGGCCTAATATTATTAGAAGtgttaaaaaattatttttaggaCAAACTGATGTGATGAAACAGATCAATCTGACATCTGTAAATGTCACCTTATTTGCTGATGCCAGCAAGGCCAATATCGACATGAATGGTAGACCAAGGTATTGGTGCCTGATTACatacactttctttttcttatcaGCTTCTCCAGTTCAGTTTTGTGGGGAGCTGCCACATATATTGTTTAATCCCTTATTAAAGGGATTGTGGTATAAAGTACTGGATACCAATATTTGGAAGGAatttaaagtacattttttaTTCTATACATAATgtgagcacaaaaacaattatgCTGTGCATTTGGAATGCTTGTGTTGCAAGCGGCACAGTGTAATCTGAAGCTTTACTCTTTAAATTAGACTGTTAAATCACTGACACTACAGACCACTAATCAATACTACAGACATAGTAAAAAATCATCTGGTCCTCACCAGTTTCTAAAATTATTTAGATCTAATCCCAGTGGATTCCACTATTTTAACAAAACCCCCAGCAAAAATGCAGAAGCATTGTGTAGAAAACTAGCGTAAAGCTTATGGAGCCTCCTGTAGCAGCTTGAAGTTATTTGAAATGATTTTCTGTATGATTtaatcagtctctcacatcctCGTGGAGAAATTTTGATCCACTCTCCTTTTACAGTGCTGCTTCACTTCATTAAGGTTTACATATAAAAACATCACATAAGCGTTCAAGTTATAAACCTGTGCTTTTCATGCTGTGGAGATATGTGCTGTGAATAAAGAGCCTGCAGAACGAGCTCAGTAACCAGATTACATTTGCCTCTTTAGTTCTAGGTCGCTAGGGTTGAAAGCTTACCTTCATGACCTCACAGTGCCTCTCTCTGGCTACTCGCCCtcgggtgtgtttgtgtttgtgacagGAAGGCCCACATTACCTGCTGCCACTCCTCAGCGGCATCTCATCTGAAGTAATTACTCTCAATAAGACGCACCAAAAGCTTCACTCACACCCTTCTCCAACAATCCGTCATCGTTAGAAGTGGAAGCAGACTATTGTGCGGTCTgttgtttgttagttttttccCCGGTGACATCCCTGCTGTTTAACTCTGCAAACCACAGTCGTTGCTGCAATTGTTACGGCTCACATGCCAAATGGTGTGTAATCACATGTGCCAAGTTGCACTTCTTGAGGATGGGTGTTTACCTAACTGCAGCCATGTCTGTTTCAGTTCCGATCATAACGAACGTGGAGATGTTGAAACACTTGCATTGCTAGTCCTCTCAACTGTCTCATTAGAAGCAGACAAGTGTTTTCATTTCACTGCGCCAATAAAGTTTAAATATATCTCATATTAATCATGTAACGAGATCCCTCTCGGCCCGCTTCCGGATCTGTAgctcagcagcagcttgtggTTTCGCGACCACACTGTGGTAACACCACTACTAATACTGAGATATAATAAGACCACAGCAGCAGTCATTTGTAGAGCATATTATGATATATTCCCTAACTGGCCATAGTTAGTctgaagtgtgtgtgcgtgtgcgtgtgtgtgtgcgtgtgtgtgtgtgtgttggaccaCAAGAGTAGTCGTCCCTGCATTTATCACCACGATTAGAGGATATAAATGCTCATAGCGGTGTAGGGAACGTTTGAAGCCCAGGTGAAGCAAATTCCCACATGTCAAGAgtccagcttttttttctttctttcttttttcccctccttctgTGTGACCACACTACATTTAAGGCTGATGCATGTACTAAAATTACTGTTCAAAAATTGTAGCACCAGAGCTACAAGCTACTTGACCTATTTCTCACTTAACTTAATTAATAAATCAAGTGAGTCGTGTTTTTCCACTTGAATTTcttttgttaatgttttgtgtgtcagtgtgcgTGCTCCTTCCTGCTCTGGGCCGGGGGCAGTAAGCTGGGAATCACTGTTGAAGGCTAGCCCGTGTCATTAGGTGTTTAAACTCATGTCTTGTCCTTATTAAGCATTGGCAGATGCCAAACACTTAAGAACATGTGATGAGACAGCTGCTATTTGGCGATGGTGCAGAAAGCAATTCTGGGCTTTTGTAGTGGAGCAATTAGATTAAAAAGGCAAAATTTAGAGGGGTATAGAAATGTAGGCTCAGAGAGCAGGCCTGACATGCACAGGACGATATAAGGCAAACCCAGCTCTGAGGACTTAGAACCTGGTCAGTAGCTCGGGTAGTATAGTACTCACGTGAGCAGTTTCACCGACTGCAATTTTCTTGACTGATtctacaataataaagagaaacccCCAACAGTACTtggcaagcacttggtgacagtaggaagaaaaaactcccttttaacgggaagagaccttcagcagaaccaggctcagggaggggcagctatCTGCCATCAGTTAAGGGTGAGGACTATAGTTTTAAAAGATATGTTACTAGCAATATTAAATGACTAAGTTAACAGCGAGCCACAGATTCGACAACACTTGTTCTAGGGCATAGGaagctcttttttgtttttggtttgtttgtttctttgttttttgggtaATCAATCTGTAGACAATCAGCAATATATACACCTGCCAAAGTACTCCAAACCTGCTTTGTAGTACTTTCTAATACAATTTCTAATAATCATGGCACAGACAGATTGCACTATAGCTACACTTTAGCTGGCAGTCAGACAAAATAATGCCTTCATGTTCACCATTAACACACTTGTAGTCTGTGTTTGGCTTCTGGAGTCAGCTAGAGCTCACTTTGTCTATGAGGCCTGAGTCTCATGACATGACTGCCACCCAGTGATGGTTTAAGACACTGACAGTCCGCTGTATATATGGCCTCTGAAGaactcacactgacacactgcTGTCTCCCTGTTCTGTCCCCTTCAGGCTCGCATGGCACTGGATAAAGGAGCCCAAGCGGTGATCTTTGATATCAGAAACGATGCCAGTGCTGCTGCTGAGGTGAGTGTTCAGACCCTGCTAAAGCTAGAGTTGCCAATAAGGAAAAAGCATGCTGAAGTTTCACATTCAGTATGATGTTTCTGTCTCCTCCTGCTTTGTTTACTATCAtatttttgtaacacacacacagctgcaagAAGTAGACTCCCTTCCCCGTCCAGTTGTGCTGGTGGAGGATAATAATGCTAAGGAGCTGATGGATTTGGTCAACAAGAACGAGGAAGCCAAAGTTGTCATTGAGATCAAGATGGAGCCAAAATGGGTAAGCATGCTGGAACAAGCCGGATGCTTTCTGCAAAGCTGTGTAAATCTAAAAATTTCAATTGTCTTAGTTAAGAGGCAACTTTTTATCTATTTATGTCTTTTTAATATGAACCTAGCGAGTGTATAGTGCaatcttcttttcccttttcagcCACATTATGATGTTGGCATCCTGCTCACCATTGTCCTGGCTATTCTCACCATCATCCTGATCTTTGCTTTCCGCTACAAGTGCAAGTCCAACAGAACTTTGGTGAGTGACAGCAGCAGTGTTGGTAGGAAAGCCCACTAAAATGGATTCAAAGGTTTACCTAACGCTCCTCCTCTTGTGCATGCAGGACTCCGTCCATCAGCAGACCATGCGGGCTATTAGTCAACTGGAGATCAAAATCTACAGCTCTCAGGGCTGCTCGGGCTCGCAGCGCCACCGTGCAGCCTGGGGTTCGGCCAGCAGCTCCAACTCGAGCCCCGTCTGTGCCATCTGCCTGGAAGAGTTCCAGGACGGGCAGGTAAGAGGAGAGGGTGAGGGTGCACATTGCAGCTGTAGATTTAAGCATCGCTTTTCAGTTGGACATTCTAAGAACCACCTCCTTTTTGTCCCAGCTTCTGAGGATCATTTCCTGTGCTCATGAGTTCCATAAAGACTGTGTTGACCCGTGGCTGCTGCAGCACCGCACCTGCCCGCTCTGCATGCACAACATCATGGGTGAGGACGAGCAGATTTCTAGTTGTTTTTTGGTGAAGCTGCTGCAGAAACTGatggttttctttgactttaCAAGACAAACAAAGTTTAACTGACCACTCtaaagcatccatccatccatccattctcttccgcttattcttgtcagggtcacgggggtctggagcctatcccagctctcttaaggcgagaggcagggtacaccccggACAGTTCACCAgtctaacacatagagacagacaaccatttgcactcacattcacacctataggcaatttagagttaccacttaacctaaccccactaactgcatgtctttggactgtgggaggaagccagcgtacccggagggaacccacacaaacacagggagaacatgcaaactacaCAGAAAGAgcctggcctgatggtggaattttGTGATCCAGATCTTAAATCTAAAGCccgattttttttaaaaatattttttgcatatcataaatgtaacattcTTCTTAATAAGTGCCGTATTTGCCAGTAATTGCTTTATTTTACCTTCTGCTTTGGTTCACAGGGCCGGAGCGGCAGTCCCAGAGGAACAGACTCCAGCAGAACACAGAGCAAAGCCAGAGCTTCTTACATCCTCAGCCTTACAGCAGTCCCCACAACCATCCCTACCCCCAGCATGCTATCCCCTTCTCTATGAGGCCCCACTATCCTCGTGGACCCTCTGGACCTTATCCCAATCTGGGCCACTATAGTGGCTCCTCTCCCATGGAGACTCAGACTGTACGTTTCCTCACCAGCAGGCCGTTGGGCTCAGCCTGTGGGTACCACCTTCCCACGGAGGTTCCTGGGAGGCCCCACAGGATTGGCGGTAACTGTAGGACCTCCACCCACCACTACACCCCCCGCCGGTCCTGCTATAATTACCGCTCATCCTGCCCAGGCCAGCGCAGCGCATCCAGCTCAAGACTGCACCACACGGTCACGCCACAGACCCGTGGGGCACCTGCCCACAGCCGGCAGGACGAGGGAAGCTGCTCGGGTGGCAGCTACCGTACGGAGCGCAGCGGATACTTAGCTGACGGACCAGCGAGCGACTCCAGCTCAGGGCCGTGCCACGGCTCATCCAGTGACTCAGTTCTCAACTGTACTGATGTGTCCCTGCAGGGAGTTTATGGCAGCTGGTCCACCTTCCGTAGCTCTCTGAGCAGTGACTATGACCCGTTTGTTTATTGTGGACCAGGTCCCGGACATGCGCCCCGCAGGAACAGCCTGGAGGTTGGTGCCCAGGCCCGGCCCAGGTCCCTGGATTCTGTGGTGAACAAAGCAGGCTGCCCTGAAGAACAGCCACAGACTGTATTCAGCCACATCCACTACCACCGTCACAGACACCACCACTATGAGGAGGGGGAGCACAGCCAGGGTGCGAGCAGAGGTTCAGATGAGGAGCAGGTGGCCGCCACTGCCACAGCTGCACCTGCTGTTCCTGTCCTGGACAAAGACTCAACCGTGTCCCCTCCTAAGCACAGCCCCTGCCACTGCCCCAAAGCAAACTCCACTGATCGGCCTAGCGCAGGGCCTGAGTGTCCAGACCACGACGCCGGCAGCGCCGCAGGACCTCCTGTGCTTATGTCCCCAATCTCCTTACAACTCCAGCCCCACTGCTGCCACCAGGGACACGGACACCCTCCTGCTCCTCTCGGGAGAGTGGGAGGATGTGTGCTTGAAGGACCCTCTGTTCGCTTCCATCAGAATATGGAGCTGCAGGATGACCGCAGCATCCACATCCACTATGGTCAGGGCCCgggcttctgctgctctcctcctGAGCTGCACCCCACCTTGCTCCCTGTGCCCCTCATTCTGGACTCTGGTGGGATGGAGGACTGGCCTTGCTGTGCTGGGGCCCATGTTGTGTGGCAAAAACGGGTGCAGCAGGCCCACTCAGAGCCTCAGCTCCTGGGGCCTGGGACCTCTATGGACAGGCCACCCTGTAGGTTCCATCAGGGGCCTGCTGCTGAGTGCaacacagacatttgtttatacTGCCAATCATTACAACACAATCAGGGTGGGTGTCACTTCTTTGTCATAAATGCCATTGCTAGCTGTGTGGTCTCAAACTAAAGCCTCTTTGTTTACTGTGTTTATCATCATAGAATGAACTAgagcttttttgtgtgtgtccacaggATCAGAAGAGGAGTCTGGAGTGTGAGAACGTATTGCATCCCCATTATCACACTGCTACACAGGAGCCAGACTGGACAAGCCTCTCATTGGCTCTCGTGTCTTCCACAGATGTCTTTCCACCAGCAGTGCCTTCACACAGATGATCCCCCAAGCTCAAACAATCAAACGATCGTCACTATTAAAAGTGCAATTAAGTGAAATTTTAGAGTCATTCTCAACCCTCTATGATATTTAATAGCAAAATATACTAAAAGGAATATGTGAAGATGAGGAAAACAAGTTCATATAGCAGAGAGGAAACGCCCTTCTTCTGTGCATTTACTCCTTATCACCTCGTAGGAAGAACGCCCATGCTATCACAAGTTCCCATGCTCCTTGGTGACAGCTATCGAATGGTCCTTGCTGAAGGTGTTGAGCCCTCGTGAAGTGAGACTCTGTCTCTGCAGCGTGTCCCAAACTCTCTTCTCTCACATAATAACTTGATTTATCTTAGAGGTACTTCATTTTCACTTCTTCGTCTTCCTTTGCTGAGTCCAGTCTCAGCTTGAGAG of the Maylandia zebra isolate NMK-2024a linkage group LG10, Mzebra_GT3a, whole genome shotgun sequence genome contains:
- the LOC101480214 gene encoding uncharacterized protein LOC101480214 yields the protein MEVGLNSLPDSINPSNFPAKLWRLVNNPAYNAICWDRQGEVIVIDQQLFEKQILSPNAITAGSADSFKTTNFSSFVRQLNLYGFKKADPQQDLDGKEYPSFYNPNFKRDQPELVSRLRRLTVDNKAKLQAGLNIKCRSPSGYQRLYRDGEDRGTSMRRVSSGGSLLLSPTNQKATPPYYPSKTQAYTGTPIPPRFLMRAAALPSALFSSGKELPVPLNRPYTGVNSSANAVHIQQNFLAHANHGSPNFTSYSPCNAQYQPGYYSPLGHCYHPNLVAPHMAGGGLQTGLFSPQSYYQAGYPVSMLCFHDNNQCLQKNEKQEVKNCEINLEAIFKIADEVMQTPPNTCLVKVEPQDEVVPELESSSNTRDSPLCDSNGVIRSIPFSAGPTIVSASSIAPLVPYKEQCVESVPEEMPEDAIIEYHPLSLCNTSEDERQESDFITIVKLEHRVHHCLPLPDKARMALDKGAQAVIFDIRNDASAAAELQEVDSLPRPVVLVEDNNAKELMDLVNKNEEAKVVIEIKMEPKWPHYDVGILLTIVLAILTIILIFAFRYKCKSNRTLDSVHQQTMRAISQLEIKIYSSQGCSGSQRHRAAWGSASSSNSSPVCAICLEEFQDGQLLRIISCAHEFHKDCVDPWLLQHRTCPLCMHNIMGPERQSQRNRLQQNTEQSQSFLHPQPYSSPHNHPYPQHAIPFSMRPHYPRGPSGPYPNLGHYSGSSPMETQTVRFLTSRPLGSACGYHLPTEVPGRPHRIGGNCRTSTHHYTPRRSCYNYRSSCPGQRSASSSRLHHTVTPQTRGAPAHSRQDEGSCSGGSYRTERSGYLADGPASDSSSGPCHGSSSDSVLNCTDVSLQGVYGSWSTFRSSLSSDYDPFVYCGPGPGHAPRRNSLEVGAQARPRSLDSVVNKAGCPEEQPQTVFSHIHYHRHRHHHYEEGEHSQGASRGSDEEQVAATATAAPAVPVLDKDSTVSPPKHSPCHCPKANSTDRPSAGPECPDHDAGSAAGPPVLMSPISLQLQPHCCHQGHGHPPAPLGRVGGCVLEGPSVRFHQNMELQDDRSIHIHYGQGPGFCCSPPELHPTLLPVPLILDSGGMEDWPCCAGAHVVWQKRVQQAHSEPQLLGPGTSMDRPPCRFHQGPAAECNTDICLYCQSLQHNQGSEEESGV